The Fundulus heteroclitus isolate FHET01 unplaced genomic scaffold, MU-UCD_Fhet_4.1 scaffold_195, whole genome shotgun sequence genome segment atttggtttaaaaaaataaataaatggagggGAGGAAAAGTAACATGTAGTAAATATACTAAGAGTGAATAATGACTCAAGAAAGactgatgactgaaaatgaGTGTTAAATAGAAGAGGTGGGGGGGAAAatcatgtgaaaataaaatgttcaagcaAAATGGATGATTGAAAATAAGTGATTTAAATTATAAAGGAGTGGGGgaaaatacacttctcataattacagtagaagaaaataaattgttcacaaaaaaattaatgattGAAAATGGGTTGGTTATTTAAAAaggtgtaaagaaaaaaattacttgtTATAAATGCACAAAGTGTTCAAGAAAAACAGATGAATAAAAACGAGTGGCTTAAATAAACGACATGTACTAaagttaaaaagacaaaataggGCGGTAAATATTGAAATAGAAATGTTCATTGGTAACTTATTAATTGATCAACTATTGAATAAATGTGTtctatttatgattttttttattgagtcattttctttatttgtgtatgttttctgaattatggcaggattggtcctccatatcgCACCTCATCTGGAAACAACCTTGGACAACCTCCTTGCTTTCCCTgaccaggggcccgttcttcgtacgttgcttaaaacatccgggatcaaatgacacatccaagatgacttcatccggctaatcatgatccggctaattgggttcttccaacacacctgttgtttatgattagtatggctggattgagttatatGAGATAACTTTGCGTTCATGCGTCACTTTACAAGGgaaaatgtatcgatagtagaaacaatgatcagcaacgctgctattggctgttcagcatggccaaagaatgccaacagtttttctccctagcagaaaatgagcttttaatggaaggttatgccgaatttgagtcattaattaaaacgacaggtaacacctcaaagtctgctaaagccaggagagagggttgacaaaaagtagcagacaaattaatgcataagtgctgtccatggtagatgtttctattactttctacagtatgaattttagcattttaataatttcatatttactttgttcttttatatcagagcctccacaaaaaggcacttgttatgtcaagagatcaaaatttcagtgtcattctttagacgtgggaagtaaaggacacgtgcaaactgggaattttaccaaaaaaattctttatctataaaaaatgaagttcttccttttccaagtcatacacagtttacacggtaaaactgtattgctccgtgtctagataatccatccatagttttttctaatacaatatacggctggacaggaagcaagcctttcaaagtaaaactaaacttcacaataaaatagcatgaacaaatcttcttactgaatatgataaaaataaaaagcaaaccatcatacaaataacaagtattttagatttatagctccaacacaactttttcctctttaaaagccactgttaaatgatgtttgtctgtttataacagccaccaagaaaaaatcTCTCTGTCACAAAAtcacactgtcgcgctgcgctaaaggatcctgtctattgcgcaatacgcgattaattcataaagctctgaaattattcttgcaccttccgcaacaggttgctgtcgtaaaaatggacaagacatggctacggcagacttgccaatctcctccgcttatacagccgtgatctaatcttgtttacatgaaataagcctgctctcgagcaggcttaaactggcgcacatgttgctatgacaacaagtgcaggatgtctttcgaagaaccaaacgatccaagatcatgccaaatcgtcaacaatgaaatccagctaactgagttagcgacgtacgaagaacggacccctggccCCTGTATTACAAGTGAGAACAGTGAACCCTTCAATTAATCCAATATTGTAAAACAGGCTTTTGAAACTAGTAGATATTTTCTAATAGTTTAAACTAAAAGGAGATATtgtgattttttcttttcttttttggttactgaaagggataaaaaaaaaaaggttaagtcAGTGGCGTTTACCCACACAGGTGCAAAATatttgtgtaaatgttttgtttgtgtgcaaaggtgaaataataatataggtaaaaaaatcataaatcaaAGGGGGAAATAAACCACACACAATCATTTTCATGcttcaaaggtttatttttgcaaggccaaagaaaacaagaaagtttgttttaaatgataatttttATCCCCAGTCTGCTCTAAttagaaagaagaaaaccacCTGCTGTTTATTTGTGGCTGTATTCACTGGGTAACATTAATGAGAAATTATATTAAgtcaaagaagcagaaagagctTTTAGGATAGCAATGAAGCTGTAAAAAGGCAGGTTAACAGAAACATGTAACAATGATCTTCGACCGGATTCTGTTTTAAGCATCTTTTTGAACATCAGACTGATCAGACTTCCTTAGCGCAGACAGAAGGAAGACGGGTGGAACAGCCCAGGTCATCCCAGCACTTTTCACCTTTCATCAAAAGAACAAATCAGTcaacatcacagaaaaaaaaaccctgaagggTTCTACAGACTATCATAATTATGGGAAAGGTTGATATTTTGATCTTTTTATGTCCCCCCAAAAAGCCCTGAATTGAGTCTAGTAAATTTATGTGTATAGTATGTAAAAAGTTTACTTAAAaagtaaaccaataaaaaacaacacagtcatatgtgatgtttttttacctgaatagtTCATCTCCATACAGCGCTGACTGTTTCTCCAATTATCAGGCTGGCTATGACACCAGTTTGTGTAGTGCAGAGGGCTTCCATCGCTCCAAAACCAAATGCTCGTCTGAAAGAAAGAATTCagtagatgacatgtttcatctAATGTTTCACAAAATACTTAATATATAAACGTTACTGGTTAAAATACCTCCTGTGCGTTAGTGCCTCCAATCCATGCTCTTCCAGACCCGTAAGTTGCCATTCTTATCACAGACTGAACCTGATGGTACTCGCTCGTGTCATGAACTGATGCCAGGTTTGCTCCCATGGACAAACAGTGTCTCTACAGACAAACACACCATGATGTGGTGAATTAGTAGCTGAGTGTTGTTAATAAAGAACTTTGAAAAAAGGgagagtgaaagaaaagaaaatgttgatagAAATCACCTCAGCTCTAGCCCAGGTCATGGGTTTGGAAACATAGCGAAAGCAGCGATTCTTGATTGGAGACCAGCCGTGAGGACAAGAAGATCTCTGGACCAAGTCAACTTCTTCTGATGATAAAAAGATGGAGAGTCTTGGTTAAAAACAATTTATGTTCCATTAGACTTGTATTGACTTTATTTTGTGACAGGTTATGACCTCCTgtcacaaaagaaaaatctaatgtattaaaaaagattacatagtaataataataataaagttaaattcCTAGTTAGTCACAAACAATAATAAGACAacctgatttattttgtttaaaatggtcTCTTAATTAAAGCAAAGATCCGCTGATGGTGATATGCTGGACTGCTAACTAGAAACTTATAATAGGGGTAAAAGGTTTGCTCACATAATCACAAAAAataacccagagacacagtagTTTGCACGTCGTCTGCAAGCATCAGAGaatacaggaaataaaacaatgacaaaacaGACCCACTGACCTGGATCGGTGGAGCCATCATCTGGTTCAGCTGTGGACATTTTAAACAGGAGTTAGTGAGATTCTTTGTGTCTTAGTCTCGCTACATGAGATGAATACTTCAGAAATGCTCACGGTCAGCTCTGGTCTGAGCCATCACAGAGACGACCAGGACACACACAGCCAGCAGcttcatgatgaggtgatgagaTGATGCAGATCTGAAAACTGAAATCAagtcaaaataaagcaaacatgttAAGAACATTCAATCTCATAATGTTAAAAAAGATCAGCAGAAATGTTATCAGTCAACCTGATGCAGAAGGATCTGTTTCCTGAATCAGCCAGCACCAGCTTGCCTTCACTATGGAATCACAGGCTACTTATAGAGCTTCTAAACATGCCATTATCCACAAAATGAGGAAATGACACAACGTAATTCTACAGAATTTCCCTCCTTGATCAGATCTGGTTCTGAACTTGTTTCATAATTCAACATAGACCAAAATACAACCCTTAGATTTTGTGCCATTCATGGCTGTGGAGGTTGTTGCAAGAAGGGTTTTAAGCAATGCTGTTACAAGAACGAGGAACTAAATGTGTGGGAAAGAAGAGTGATCTTCACCAGTAAAAGGTCAGCTGCCACGGAAGACGATTGTTTCAGAGTTGTGGATGGAACCAGATGTTCAGGAACAATGTAAACACCATAAGGGAGAAACAAACATGTTGCAGATTATTTGTTTTACCcttttcaaaactatttaaatccTTAAGGAAGGACACCAACCTGGTGAACAGATACTATTACAGTGCAccactgtttgtctttttgctttgtattccttttgtgtttttctccaaaACCTTTCCTTAAGTTTCTTCACCAGGCTTTTCAGCATCCCTCCATTAGTCTTGCCCTAGTTAGCAAGTCACTCAGCTGTTTAGATTTTTGAGTACTTTTGGGAAGCAGAAAAAAGGATGTGTTGCCCAGAAGACTGCAGAGACACACTCCTAGCCCGCTCCTTGCATCCTGCAAAGGCTTTTGGTGGTGAGCCCAAATCTGGCTGAGCTGTCAGTGGCTAGCCAGAGTCCATGTACAACTTCTGCCTAGGTGGGTCTAACCAGTGTCCTCCCCTCAGCTCATTCACTGTGGTAATGGGACAGCCTGGTAAAGTTTCCATTCAATCATGATCCCTACACACGTTATGTTCTAGTGACCATTTTAAACACCTCTTTTGGTTACTTACTAATAGAATTGTTTATATCCCAAAATTGGTCTGCATGTGGATttccaaaaagaacaaaaactttTGAGTGCTTACATTATGTATTGGCTgcttttaatttgttattttattgcagttttgCTGATATGCATTCCCCTGTGGGCTTCACATGAGAAACTGTTCTTTTTCATTGGAGTTTTCCCCATCTTTACTCTGAGCCTGAGCAGTCCAAAGCCCCCCCTGATTAGTGTATCATATTTCTTCTGGTTGGTATATGAGtagaaaagaaacacaatatTATTGTTGCTGATAAGATTGACGGAAAAAACAGgcctttaataaaaaattaaacctcTTCAGTGTAATGTTCATTTTGAATAGTGTTCTGTCAGAAACAGAATAATTTGGCATACTTCCCCATTTGGGTTTTGGATTCTGGAAATGTCGACTGAAAAATACAAGG includes the following:
- the LOC118558995 gene encoding type-2 ice-structuring protein-like, translating into MKLLAVCVLVVSVMAQTRADPEPDDGSTDPEEVDLVQRSSCPHGWSPIKNRCFRYVSKPMTWARAERHCLSMGANLASVHDTSEYHQVQSVIRMATYGSGRAWIGGTNAQETSIWFWSDGSPLHYTNWCHSQPDNWRNSQRCMEMNYSGEKCWDDLGCSTRLPSVCAKEV